A region of the Phycisphaerales bacterium genome:
GCCGGACACACGCGGGAGAGAGACGACCGCGAGTCGGTACGATTGCATGGATTGCGTGCGGCGGAGCGGTTGCCGGTGCGCTGCTCGTCGGGATTCCGCTCCGACTGCTGGGTTCATCGGCTGCATTGGTAGGTAACGAGGCATTGATCGCTGATGTGAATGCTCCCAGCCACGCACCGACCTCAACGGATGTACAAGTCCGCCAGGGCGCGAGCACACACAAATCAGCAACGCAGGCGGAGCAGGAGCGACGATTCGAGCGACAGAAAGGCGCGACTTATCGGTACTGGTCCGCGCTCTCTGTTGAGCTGGAGAAGCTCCGCACGCTGCCGAGCGGTGAGATTGCCAAGGGCCGGAGGTTGCAGTCGATCGCTTCCGACATTGCTGCAATCTCGTCTCTCGACGTGGACACAAGGGCGTTGCAGATCGGCGCGCAGTGGACGAAAGCACTTCGTCGGATAGGTGAGATCGGGTTGTACATGGCGGGAGACCAGTGGCTTCTCGATTGCGTCAGGCATGGTGCGGATGGGGACCCGCTCTGGCCGATTGAGGAGCGGAAGCGCCTTGAGAATGAGGCGCTCACACTGCTCAGCGATGTGGAGGACGCTTCCACGTCGGGCCGCCACACGCTCACACAGCTGTACGGGGTCGAGTTCCGTCCGCTTCGATAGGCTCATCGTGGCCGCAATCAGCCACGGGGTGCAGTGCGCGTCGTCCGTGAAACGCGCGCCGTGAAAGAAATCAACCCCCGCGCGAACAAGTTCTTGACGATTGCGAATGACGCGGTAGGAACTATCGCGTCACCATGCTTCGCATCACCCAGAACAACTCGCCGGACCGGGCCAAGAGCTACTACTCGACCTCCGACTACTACTCGGAGGGGCAGGAACTCGTCGGTGTCTGGAGAGGCAACGGGGCGGCGCGTCTGGGGCTCTCGGGCACTGTCGGGCGCGAAGACTGGGATGCGCTGTGTGACAACCGCCATCCGGCGACGGGCGCACCGCTGACGCCGCGCACGAAGCGCGAGCGGCGCGTCGGCTACGACTTCAACTTCCACGTGCCGAAGTCGGTGTCGATCCTCTATGGCCTCACGCGCGACGGGCGCATCCTGGACGCCTTCCGCGACTCCGTCGAAGCCACGATGGAGGACATTGAGGCCGAGGTGCAGACGCGGGTGCGCGCGGGCGGGCGCAACGAGGACCGCACGACCGGCACCCTCGTCATGGGCGAGTTCGTGCATTTCACGGCCAGGCCGGTCGAGGGCGTGCCGGACCCCCACCTGCACGCCCACTGCTTCGTGTTCAACACGACGTGGGACGGGGACGAATCCCGCTGGAAAGCAGGCCAGTTTGCCGCGCTCAAGCGTGACGCGCCGTTCTTCGAGGCGGTCTTTCACGCGCGACTGGCCCGGCGGCTGGAGGAACTCGGCCTGCCGACGCAGCGCACGAAGCAGGGCTGGGAACTTGCCGGCGTGCCGCAGTCCGCCATCGACAGGTTCTCGCGGCGGACGGCGCTGATTGAAGAGAAGGCCCGCGAAGCAGGCATCACCAACCCGGAAGCGAAGGGCGAACTCGGCGCGAAGACGCGCGAGAAGAAGCAGAAGGACCTGACGCTCGACGAGCTGCGGGGCGAGTGGATGTCCCGCATGACGGCCGACGAGCTGGCGGCGCTTGAGGGGGTGAAGGCCCGGCTCGGCATGGAGACCCTGCCGGAGGACGGCCGGGCGGCCCGCGAGGCGGCGCTGCACGCCGTCGGCCACTGCTTCGAGCGCAGCGCCGTCGTGCCGGAGCGGAAGATACTCGCGGAAGCGATGAAGCGGGCGATGGGCAAGGCGTCGCCGGAGTCTGTCATGCGCAGCCTGGCGGCGGAGCACCTGGTCGTGGCCGAGCGCAAGGGACGGCGGCTCGCCACGACGCGCAGCGTCCTGGAGGAAGAGACGCGGATGCTCGCCTTCGCGCGCAGCGGCCGCGGAACGTGCCGACCGCTCGGCGTTCCCGGCTACGCGCTCAAACGCGACTGGCTGAACGCCGACCAGCGACGGGCCGTACAGCACGTGCTGGACTCGAACGACCGGGTGATCCTGGTGCGCGGCGCCGCCGGCACGGGTAAGACGACGATGATGAAGGAAGCGGTTGAGGGCATCGAGGCCGGCGGCAGGCGGGTCTTCGTGTTCGCCCCCTCGGCCGACGCCAGCCGCGACGTGCTGCGCGAAGTCGAGGGCTTCGCCGACGCCGACACGGTGGCGCGTCTGCTGGTGGACGAGCGGTTGCAGGCCCAAATCGCCGGGCAGGTGATCTGGATCGACGAAGCCGGGCTGCTGGGCTCGCGGATGATGGGCCGGGTGTTCGACCTGGCGGAGCGTCTCGACGCACGGGTCATTCTCTCCGGCGACCGGCGGCAGCACGGCAGCGTCGAACGTGGCGCGGCCCTGCGGCTGCTCGAAGAAGAAGCCGGGCTGGTCCCGGCGGAGATACGGGAGATTTTGCGGCAGCGCGGCGACTATCGGGAAGCCGTGCGGGCGCTCTCCGAGGGACGGACGGAGGACGGCTTTCGTGAACTGGACATGTTGGGCTGGATACGCGAGGTCGGCGAGACCGAGCGCTACAAGGCACTGGCGGAGGATTTCGTGGCGACGGTGGAAGCGGGCAAGACGGCGCTCGTCGTGTCGCCGACGCACCTGGAGGGCGAGTGGATCACGGATGAGATTCGCGCCCGGCTCAAGCAGGCGGGAAGGCTGGGCGAGGGGGAGCGCACCTTCCTGGCGCTGGAGAGTGCGAACCTGACGGAAGCCGAGAAGGCCGACCCGCTGAACTACGCACCCGGCGACGTGCTCGTGTATCACCAGAACGCGAAGGGGCATCGCAAGG
Encoded here:
- a CDS encoding relaxase domain-containing protein; this encodes MLRITQNNSPDRAKSYYSTSDYYSEGQELVGVWRGNGAARLGLSGTVGREDWDALCDNRHPATGAPLTPRTKRERRVGYDFNFHVPKSVSILYGLTRDGRILDAFRDSVEATMEDIEAEVQTRVRAGGRNEDRTTGTLVMGEFVHFTARPVEGVPDPHLHAHCFVFNTTWDGDESRWKAGQFAALKRDAPFFEAVFHARLARRLEELGLPTQRTKQGWELAGVPQSAIDRFSRRTALIEEKAREAGITNPEAKGELGAKTREKKQKDLTLDELRGEWMSRMTADELAALEGVKARLGMETLPEDGRAAREAALHAVGHCFERSAVVPERKILAEAMKRAMGKASPESVMRSLAAEHLVVAERKGRRLATTRSVLEEETRMLAFARSGRGTCRPLGVPGYALKRDWLNADQRRAVQHVLDSNDRVILVRGAAGTGKTTMMKEAVEGIEAGGRRVFVFAPSADASRDVLREVEGFADADTVARLLVDERLQAQIAGQVIWIDEAGLLGSRMMGRVFDLAERLDARVILSGDRRQHGSVERGAALRLLEEEAGLVPAEIREILRQRGDYREAVRALSEGRTEDGFRELDMLGWIREVGETERYKALAEDFVATVEAGKTALVVSPTHLEGEWITDEIRARLKQAGRLGEGERTFLALESANLTEAEKADPLNYAPGDVLVYHQNAKGHRKGERVVVGDAPLPLDQAERFQVYRPSVLPIAPGDVLRITRNGTTADGRHRLNNGALYAVRGFDAGGDIVLANGWTVAKDYGHLAHGYVVTSHASQGKTVDRVFIGQSSDSLPASSREQFYVSVSRGREQATIYTDDKEALLEAVSRTDDRLTATEFVAGRDLRERAATIQRLERLAIPAVARIMHHEQERLIHER